Below is a window of Dehalococcoidia bacterium DNA.
GGCGATCTCGGGATGTCCATTGGCAACATAGCCGCGACATCCGCGCTCCAGGTGCTGGTGGGCATGGTGTTTGGCACCCTCGCGCTGGCCCTGGGCGCCGGCACAGGACGCACGTCAGTCGCTCTCTTTGGGGCTGCGGGAGCAGCTCTTGCCTTCCACCTGTTGACGTCGCTCGCCAAAATCAGCGATGCGCTTGAGAGAATCGCATGGCTGTCGCCATTCCACTACTACCTGGGCAGCGACCCGCTCAACACAGGCATGGACTGGCGTAACGCCATCGTCCTGATCGCGCTGTCGGTCATCCTCTTCAGCATATCTTTGGCGCTCTTTCGAAGACGTGACCTAAGGTAGGGAGAATAAGGCTCTGAGTAGGCGAACTCGTTACCGGCCTTCAAGTTCATTCCGCATGTCTTATTCGTAGCCAATCTGCTCCTGCGTCATGACCTCGGCGAAGTCTTCGATCTCGTAGAGCGGCCGGATCTCGATTTCGCTGGGGCCCGGCATTGGGTTGGGACAGCGCTTCACCCACTCCAGGGCCTCGTCCATGTCCTTAACTTCCCACAGCCAGAATCCCGCCACCAGTTCACCGACGGCCGGGAAGGGACCATCGATGACAGTACGGCCGTCACCGTCGAAGGCTACTCTTTTCCCCTCAGATGATGGCTTGAGTCCGTCGCCGTCCTTCATGATGCCAGCCTCGACCAACTGCTGGTTAAAATCTCCCATCGCCTCGATGAGTTCAGGGGAAGGCAGGATGCCGGCCTCACTGTCGGAGGTAGCTTTGACTATGACCATTACTCTCAATGTTGAACTCCCTGTATGTGTTCGTTATCGAGTGAAGAGGCACATTCTTCGTGGAAGATTACAGCATCTAGTCTTGACCACGCCGTAAATCCGTCATTCCAGCGAAGGCCGGAATCCAGTATGAGATCTCTGGACTCCGGCCTTCGCCGGAGTGACGATGCAGGGACTTTAGAAGACGTCGAAGGCAACTGTAGGATAAGTTGTCGCTTCATTCCTTGCGCCCATGTGTCCATTTATCCAGAATAATTGGGACGAAGGCTTCGGCAGTCTCACCGGCTGTCTGGAATTGACCTTCGGATCTTCCCGACTCATTCAACGGTGCGAACATCGAACAGGACCGAGTGCAAATGCCCAGCAAGACGCCCAGGAGATCAAAGAACGCTACCGGGGAGGTAAGACTCCTCTCAGGTGGCAACCCGCAGATTGCGAAGGCTGACGGCGATGCGCCGGTGCAGGCGTACATCGCGGCGATGCCGGAGTGGAAGAGTGATCTCGGACGCAGTCTCGACGACCTGATAGTGTGTGCTGTGCCCAACGTTAGAAAGGCTGTGAGGTGGAACTCGCCCTGGTACGGCGTTGAGGGCATGGGGTGGTTTGTGAGCTACCACGTCTTCACCCGCTACGTGAAGGTGACCTTCCTGAACGGCGCGTCGCTGAGTCCGGAGCCGCCCGGCTCTGGCAAGGACCCGGACGCCCGCTGGGTCGACATCTACGAGGATGAGCTCGACGAGGAGCAGATGGAAGAGTGGGTCAGACAATCGGCGGCCATACCCGGCTGGGACGGGTTCGACACGCTGTAAAACCCCATCCGTCGTTGCCAGCTAGTATCGCGTCCAGGTAGTTTCGTCATACTCGGATCTGACGCGAACTCTGGATACCGGCCTTCGCCGGTATGACAGTTGGGACCGCTGCCATGACGTTTCGGTACTAAGTTCGGAGGTAGCGGTCGAAGAAGTCGGCGGAGTCCTTGAGCATCTGCCTGACGTTGGGCAGGGTACTCACGTAGAAGCCGTCGTCGGGGTACACCTTGTACTCGGCAGTCTTGTATTGCCGTTTCAACTCGATAGCGAAGTCCTCTGAGGTTTCAGGCCAGTCCTCCCTGCCCTCTCCGTGAAGGACGAAAGTCGGCGTGGTCGCGTCCTTGACACTGTAGAACGGGGAGCTGCGGTACCAGACCTCCTCGTTTTCCTCGAAGGTCCCGAACTCGTGCTCCAGGAGCTTCATGTGGCGAAGCTCCAGCACGTGCCGCAGTCTCGGCCAGTCGCTGTAGCCGGACATGGGGACCGCCGCCTGGAACACGCCCGGCGCGAAGGTGACAGCGCACATGGAGAGGATGGCACCGTAGCTTGTTCCTGTGATGCCGATGGCATCAGCATCCACGTACACAAGCCCCTTCAGGAAATCGGCTCCAGCAATGGCGTCTTTCAGGTCGCCTCCACCCCAGTCCCTGTCGTTCAGTTCCTCGAAGGCTTTGCCGTAGCCAGAACTCCCCCTCACGTTGGGAAGCAGCACCACGTAGCCGCGCTGGACGAAGTACTGGACATATGGCTGGAAGTCGTCGCCGAACTGGTTTGTGGGTCCGCCGTGGATGAAGAGCAGTCCCGGATGTTTTTTTCCTCCGTTTCGGCTCTCGGGGCTGTAAAGATACGCGTGTATGGTGAGGCCGTCGAAGCTCTCGTAGGTGATCTTCTCGGGCGCGGTGAGGCGGTCGGTGATGTCACTACCATTACCCGAATCAGTTAGCTTCCTGACCTCGCCGTCTTCCTGGGATACACTCCAGAGCTCGGAAGGCGACGTCGGTGTGCCATATCGGAAGACGACGTGCGACCCATCCGGCGACCACTGCGGCATGGAGCATACTCCCATCTCAGGTGAGAACAGCGCCCTTGATTCTCCTCCGAGTGCGTCAGCCACCCGCAATTCTAGTGTGCCGTTATGATTGGAGGTGTAGACGACCCGCTGATCTGTGGGGGACCAGGCAGCGTCGCCCTGTTCCGCCTCCTCGGGCGCCAGAGGTTCAGGCTCGCCACCGTCAATTGGCGACGTCCAGATGTTTATGTGCCCGCTGCGCTGGCTGCGGAAGTGGACGCGCTCACCGTCAAACGAGACTCGCGGATAGCCGAAAGTCGCGCCGTAGCTGTAGTCGAAGAAGTCGGTGTCCTGAAGTACGATCTGCTGATCTGCACCGTCCAGCGTGGTCCTAATAACGTCGTGGTCCTCCCACTTGTCATCCAGACGGACGTACAGCATGTGCTGGCTGTCGGGAGTAAACACTGGATTCACGGCGTAGAGCGGCCCATCGGTAAGCCGAGTAGCCCTACCAGTTGGTACGTCCACAATGTAGACGTCGTACGAGCCGTAGCGGTTGCATGAGACCGCGACGCTGCTACCGTCGGGAGACCAGTTCATCGAGTGGATGCGCCCACCCAGAGACGTGAGTTGGAACGCTGCTTCTCCATTAAACGGCCACATCCATACCTCATCGTTGCCGCTCTTCTTCGAGACGCAGGAGACGTGGGCGCCGTCGGGAGACCAGAGTGGAATTCGAGGTGCGGCGCCTCCATCCCCTGCCCCAACTGTCAGGCGGGTTGGGAATCCTCCATCGGCTGGAACGCTCCATAGCTCCGCCGTGTCCCCTTGGGACGATACATAGAGGACCCGGGTACCGTCCGGCGACCATTGGGGCGGCTCCGCGCCCACCACCGCACGGATAGACAGGATTTGATCCAAGCTTAGCTTCGATTTAGTCGTCTTGGTCAAGCGGGTCACCTCGTCTGCCTCTCTTCGCGAGCGAGCCCAATAGTGAGTTCAAGCTCTGCTTCCCCCTTTATATCACTGCACAGATGAGTCGGAAAGTTCACGGTACAGTTTGGATGCTGTCCCAAGTTAGTAGGCAGTTCAAGAGGCGAGCCCCCTTCGACAGGCTCAGGACTGACGAATGCGGGCAAGATGCCCGCGCTCCAACTGAGGTGCATCCTAATTCAGGACTGGCTTGACAATGTGGGCAAAACAGCCATCTGACATCCAAAGTGGCGGCAGGTTACTCGACGAGGAGCGGTCATCCCTGAATTCGACAATCTATGGTAGCTTTAGCACACCGACAGCTTGACGAAAGGAATTAAACATGACCTCAACCCGTAAACCGGTCGCAGTTGTGATTGGAGCGACATCGAAGTGGCAGTCGGACGGCCGCAATACCCGGCTCATCCACGGCGGTGAGATCGACGATAGTGACCTGCCAATCGGCGTGCGCTGGGGCGTCGGCGGAGCCATCGCTCAGAAGTTTGCCAGCGAGGGCTTCTTTACGGTGCTGACCACCCGCAACGCCGCCAACGCCACTACGCTTCAGGCTGCAATCGGTGAACAGGGTGGGGAGAGCATCATCGTCGAACTGGACCTGTCGTCGCGTGAATCGATCTCAAGCGCGTTCGAGCAGATTCGAGAGCAGGCAGGAGACCCGGACGTCCTTGTCTATAACGCAGGTTACCTCGAGGGTCGCGACCTTCCGCCAGAGCAGGAGTTGCTGGAACACATTCCGTTCGAGCTGTTTGAGACGGCGCAGCACATCTCCAGCAGCGGACCTTTCCTCGTGGTCAAGGAAGTGCTGCCCGCGATGCGTGAGCGGGGCGAGGGGTCTATTCTGTTTTCGAACAACTCGTCGTCTCTGCGTGGCAAAAAGCGGTACACTGGCCAATCGCTGTAC
It encodes the following:
- a CDS encoding ABC transporter permease codes for the protein GDLGMSIGNIAATSALQVLVGMVFGTLALALGAGTGRTSVALFGAAGAALAFHLLTSLAKISDALERIAWLSPFHYYLGSDPLNTGMDWRNAIVLIALSVILFSISLALFRRRDLR
- a CDS encoding YciI family protein, with translation MRVMVIVKATSDSEAGILPSPELIEAMGDFNQQLVEAGIMKDGDGLKPSSEGKRVAFDGDGRTVIDGPFPAVGELVAGFWLWEVKDMDEALEWVKRCPNPMPGPSEIEIRPLYEIEDFAEVMTQEQIGYE
- a CDS encoding DUF1801 domain-containing protein, with the protein product MPSKTPRRSKNATGEVRLLSGGNPQIAKADGDAPVQAYIAAMPEWKSDLGRSLDDLIVCAVPNVRKAVRWNSPWYGVEGMGWFVSYHVFTRYVKVTFLNGASLSPEPPGSGKDPDARWVDIYEDELDEEQMEEWVRQSAAIPGWDGFDTL
- a CDS encoding S9 family peptidase; translation: MTKTTKSKLSLDQILSIRAVVGAEPPQWSPDGTRVLYVSSQGDTAELWSVPADGGFPTRLTVGAGDGGAAPRIPLWSPDGAHVSCVSKKSGNDEVWMWPFNGEAAFQLTSLGGRIHSMNWSPDGSSVAVSCNRYGSYDVYIVDVPTGRATRLTDGPLYAVNPVFTPDSQHMLYVRLDDKWEDHDVIRTTLDGADQQIVLQDTDFFDYSYGATFGYPRVSFDGERVHFRSQRSGHINIWTSPIDGGEPEPLAPEEAEQGDAAWSPTDQRVVYTSNHNGTLELRVADALGGESRALFSPEMGVCSMPQWSPDGSHVVFRYGTPTSPSELWSVSQEDGEVRKLTDSGNGSDITDRLTAPEKITYESFDGLTIHAYLYSPESRNGGKKHPGLLFIHGGPTNQFGDDFQPYVQYFVQRGYVVLLPNVRGSSGYGKAFEELNDRDWGGGDLKDAIAGADFLKGLVYVDADAIGITGTSYGAILSMCAVTFAPGVFQAAVPMSGYSDWPRLRHVLELRHMKLLEHEFGTFEENEEVWYRSSPFYSVKDATTPTFVLHGEGREDWPETSEDFAIELKRQYKTAEYKVYPDDGFYVSTLPNVRQMLKDSADFFDRYLRT
- a CDS encoding SDR family NAD(P)-dependent oxidoreductase yields the protein MTSTRKPVAVVIGATSKWQSDGRNTRLIHGGEIDDSDLPIGVRWGVGGAIAQKFASEGFFTVLTTRNAANATTLQAAIGEQGGESIIVELDLSSRESISSAFEQIREQAGDPDVLVYNAGYLEGRDLPPEQELLEHIPFELFETAQHISSSGPFLVVKEVLPAMRERGEGSILFSNNSSSLRGKKRYTGQSLYYPRVLMRTLSQALTEEYSEHGVHVANVVIDGTIDSPGTRAMPRSQQHPELLINPIAIADAFYYLHTQDKSCWTHELQLTPYASKPSF